The stretch of DNA GCGGAGATGGGTATGCAGTAGCAGTCATCAACAAAGATGGCTTCCGCGAACTATCTGCAGAAGAGTCCCTTAAAAGGGCCGAAGACATGAATCTCATGGTAGGCTTCGCTAAACACTACTAATTTCAAACTTCTTTTTTTAATTTAATTTATTCAGCTGGAATAGTTTATGAGTACAGAGAGGATTTTAGAAGAAGCTAGAGAGCAGATCAGCAAAATAATTCCGGAAGGAGTTAACATCTCTGGCATTGAATACGAAGGCCCTTTGGTTGTGGTTTATACAAAGGACATGGATACATTTGCATCCAATAATGATATTGTAAAACAGCTTGCCCAGGGATTGAGAAGAAGAGTAGCCATCAGGCCAGACCCATCAATGCTGGCAGATCCAGAGGAAGTCGAAAGAAGAATAAGAGAGATTATTCCAGATGAAGCTGAGATCACAGATATTTATTTTGACGATGACATCGGGGAAGTAATGATTGAGGCCATTTCACCAGGCATCGTCATTGGAAAACATGGAAGCACCCTTAACGAAATCAAAAAAGAAGTTGGGTGGGCGCCTAAAGTTGTGAGAGCTCCCCCTCTGCCGTCAAAAACAGTTTCCGATATCAGAAGTTACCTTCGTCAGATTTCAGATGACAGAAAGGTATTTCTAAAAAAAGTAGGAAGACGCCTGGCAAGACAGAGGCTTGAAGGCGAAAGCTGGCTCCGCATGACCGCCCTGGGAGGTTTCAGAGAAGTAGGAAGAAGTGCTACGCTGCTTTCCACAAGAGAGTCTAAAGTCCTTATCGACTGCGGAATTGACCCCGGAAAAGACGGAGGTACGCCTTATTTCAATGCCCCGGAACTTATGCCGCTGGACACTCTGGACGCAGTAGTGATTACCCATGCACACATGGATCACTGTGCACTTCTGCCTGTTTTGTATAAATTTGGATATGACGGCCCGGTTTACTGTACTCCGCCTACCAGAGATCTAATGTCACTGATGCAGCTGGATGGTATCAAAGTCTCTTTCGGAGAGGGTAAGAAAGCTCCATATGAATCATCTCATGTAAGAGAAGTCGTGGCTCACTGTATTCCACTGAAGTATGGAGAGACTACCGATATTGCTCCAGATATCAGACTTACATTCCAGAATGCAGGGCATATCTTAGGTTCAGCCGTATGTCATTTCCATGTCGGAGACGGCATGCATAACATTGCATTTACCGGCGATATGAAGTTTGAAAGGACCTGGCTGTTCAATGCTACAGCCAACCGCTTCCCGAGACTGGAAACATTAGTTATAGAGTCTACGTACGGAGGACACAGGGACTTTCAGCCATCCAGGGCAGACGCGGTCAACACTTTGAATGAGATCTGCGACAGAGTGCTTAAGAGGCAGGGAAAAATCCTCATCCCAGTATTTGCAGTCGGACGTTCTCAGGAAGTTATGCTGGTTCTCGAAGAACTGATGCGTACGGGTAAGCTGCCCAGTGTTCCAATATATCTTGATGGTATGATCTGGGAAGCTACAGCAATTCATACAGCATACCCTGAATACCTGAACTCACAATTGAGAACACAGATTTTCCAGATGGGAGAAAATCCATTTTTATCACCCCTCTTCAAACGTGTTGAAACTCAGGATATGAGAGAAAGGATATGTCATGATGATGAACCGTGCATAGTGCTTTCCACAAGCGGTATGATGAACGGCGGTCCGGTTATGGAATATCTAAAATCATGGGCAGACAATTCAAACAACTGCCTCATTTTTGTAGGATATCAGGCTGAAGGAACTCTTGGAAGCAGGATTCTAAAAGGCCAGACGGATCTGCAGATTCCAGAAAGGGGTAAGATGATCAATATCAAAATGTGTATGGATATTGAAGTTGCCGAAGGATTCTCCGGTCACTCAGACCGCAGACAGCTGATGGCATATATTGCATCTTTAGATCCTAAACCTAATAAGATTATCATAGGTCATGGTGATGAACATAAATGTTCAGATCTTGCTTCATCAATATACAAGAAATTCAATATTGAAACAAGAGCGCCGATGAACCTAGAAACAATAAGAATGCGCTGATCAGCGCGTTTAAACTTTTAATGAATCAGAGGAATCTGATTCATAGTTTCATTTATTTTATAAAAATTCTAAAGAATGTTATTCTAGACCAGGTATTTTGACTTGGGCGTTTTTATCTCCAAGCAGACAGACTCTGCTGTCCGGTCTTTCCCTGAGCAGCTCCATGCCCAAACGTGATGCAATCCTTTTGCCGAATTCAGCCACTGATGCGGGAGACGGCATGTTGTCAATAGTCATACGCCGCCGGGAGTCGCCTACAAAGACATAGCCCTTAGGTTCTATGAACATGGGATCGGCAGTTTCATCCAATTTGGCATACTCATCTTCCCAGCCCACATTCCATCCTTGGACGAGTGTATGGCGTATCACAGTTCTGGTGTTAAGGGATGGAAACAATTCCAGAGTCTTCATCAATTTTTCCCAGCCGTCCGGGATTCTTGGAACGCATATTCTTTTGTAAACTTCCTCATTCGGAGCGGCAACGGTAACATACAGCTGAGTAGGAAGAGGATCAAGTTTCTCCAGAATTTCCGGCGTGGTGCCGTTTGTAACTAGGAACGTAGTCATGCCCCTTCTTTTACAGAGTTCGATGAAATCGCCCAGCATAGGATACAAAGTAGGTTCGCCTGAGAGAGAGATCGCTACCTGTTTCGGTTCTCTTGCTTCCAGCCACATCTCTTTGCTGCAGCGGGGATCTCCCCCGAATCCAGATACCAATTTCTTTTGCTGCTCCAGGCAGTGTTCAAGAATATCTTCAGGTTCCTTCCAAGCAATATTTTCAGAATCAAATCCCTGGACTCTCCAGCAGAACAGGCAGTTGTGAGTGCACATGTTGACTACAGGAGTCATCTGCAGACACCTATGGGACTTGATACCGTAGAATTCTTGTTTATAACAAGGCCGGTCATGAAGCAGACTCTGCTTTACCCAGTGGCACAGCTTTACAGCTGCATGATCGCCATGAAGTTTATACTGCTGTTTTTTGAGAGTTTCTGTAACATCATTCATGTTTAAACCTCAAAACAGAGTGCTCTGGTTTACAGGAGATTTTTTCTTTTCTTTTTGTTTTGAGGAGGCTTTCTTCTCTTTTTCAGGTTTTTCACCGTCAGGATTCATAGATTTCATGATTCTCTTGACAGCCGCTGAATCGATCTTTTCCCCTAGAATGTAGGCAATTTCCTCCTGTTCCAGCTCCAGATCCAGAGAAGTTTTGAGTGCAAACTCCTGATCACTTATGTAGATTCTTGAAAAATAAGGCAGTATGTCTTGCCGCGTCTGTTTTGCAGACATGTGCACCGCTTCACCGAGCTTGCTGCAGATACTGGCCTGCACAGCCCTCATGCCTTTTGACCTGGACATTTTCATCAAGTACTGCGGGAAATTATACCTCAGGAATCCATGCATCTCCCTGGTTTTAGCAGCGCAGACGCCGTATGATAAGAAATCACCTGCATAGGACCAGAAACCAAAGTACTGTCTGCGGTACACTCTCCCCAGATATTTGTCGGCTGTTGCTACGGCTTTCATTCCCTTGTACATATCCAGATGATCACGGTATGCAACAGGAAGATTTTCTTCAATCCAGAGCAGTTTAGTTTCAGGAGGTTCATCCACTTCTGCAAGGGATCTTCTTGCCCGATCTGCATCTTTGGATTTGAAGATATCATCCATGACATTGTACATTGTCTTTTCCACTTCTCTGTATGAAACCGATGTAGCGTCAATATCTTTGATTTCGTCTTTGCCCATTGCAACTGCCTGAAGATCTCTTACTGCAGACCTCATATCGCCGTTTGCATTATCTGCAAGCAGTTCCAGAGCTCTGTCGGTGATTGTAATTCCCTGATCCTTGGCAATTTTTCTCAGAACACCTCTTATTGTGACAGATTTAATCTGTGAGAATTTTATTTGTTCTGTATCACTTTTGAGGGCAGAACTTTTTCTGGAAAGAGCATACCAGTCGTTTACGATCAGAATTACGGGCTGTTTGGTAGTTTTGACAACCTCAACCAATGCCGGCACTCCGCCTCTGTCCTCTTTACCGCTTAAATTGTCAGCTTCATCTAGGACTATGAGTTTAAGATTACCATCCAATGTTGAGAGAAATTCTCCTGAATCAGTAAATGTCTGGCCGAGAGCACCCCGCAGAGCAACACTCTTTACTGCATCGGCATTACGCTGGTCTGAAGCGTTCATCTCCACAGTGTCCCAGCCGTACTCTTTAGCTAATGCTAATGCAGCGCTGGTTTTTCCTACACCGGGAGTGCCTATCAGAACTGCAGCCTTTTTTACCGGCTTTCCCGCAGCCCAATTATCTGCCCATTGTCTTAACGCCGCTACAGCTTTGGGATTCCCCACAACCTCATCAAGGTTGTTAGGTCTGTAGAGTTCAGTCCAATCATCACTCACAAAGGTTAGATGCAAACACAGGATAAATAGAATACTCTCACAATTGCAGAGGCAGCAGATAAAACGCCGGACTGATTTAAAAAAATATGAAAAAGGTTTGGTTCAGTTGTGATCTGAACCAGAAGTTTTCAACCTGGCTGCAATAATGCCTGACGATGCCATCAAGATTCCAGATATGAATGAGATATAAACGGCTGCACCGAGAGCAGTAGTTGCCAGATTGCCGTTGACATAGCCCATTCCAAGATCTGACACCCAGACGCCGAAGATAATCGAGATTACTATAATCGATATGCCTAGAATGGCAGAAGCATAGCCCAGCTTATTCCTTTCACTCCTCATTTGGACTAAAAACAGACAAAATGCAGCTAACGAGATGACTGCAACTACAATAGGCAGATAAGGTTGAAGCCCGGTGAAATGCACAGTTGGCAGATCTATGCCAGTCCAGTTGTAGTTTAGATCAACGTGTGTGTAGACCGTCACATTGATCCATCCAAACACAATAGAAACTACGCCGACCAGAGATGCCAACATTCCAACAAATTTAATCACACGGGATTTGTCAGATTCCAGAGACTGTTTTGTTTCACAAAGCTTATCATGTTTTTTACTGAAAATCGGAAACAGAAACATTAGTATTCCGCAGATTAATGAAATTAAGAAGCCTATCCTCAGCTGGCGGAATGAAGGCTGGTTTATAAAAGAATTAAGTTCAAGCAGTGTAAATATAACTACCAAAGCTCCGCATATGGAAGACAAGGTTAGCCCGGTTCTGTTAGATATGAAAATATCTGTAATAAGCGGAATCGCACAGAGTATAGAAAATAAAGAAACTAACAGCGGAAAGTAAATCTCAATGTTTCCCGATAAAACACGCGCATTATGCAGGACCTGCAAACCATCTTCGCCGAGTGAGTGATTCATCGCCAGTGACGTTGTGAAGATGATTAGTATTCCTATAATCGCAGCGGAAATTCCTATGAGACTTGAATTTTTTATTGAGTTGCGTTTGTAATCTGCATCTTTGAGGAAACCGCAGAAAAATATGCCTATGCCGGAGATCATAGCTAAATAAAATCCAATCCCAACATTGGTTGATGGGTATGCATTTGTCATGTATATCTCTGAATGTTCAAAAATTGCCAATATGATTACGGCCATGCCAAGAATTGATGCGGAATATCCAACTTTATTTTTTGGTGCGTGCAGCCAGTATGCAAAAGCTACTATGTTAATTACAGAAATGATCATAATAACTAATGGCAGATATGCAAAAATTGAAGAGTCTGGAATCATATCCAGACCGCTCAGATTTTTGAGTTCATAATCGTGGATAATAAACCAGCAGGTAAAAAACGAAACAACACCGATGAGTGCAAAGAGTATTCCTGCTATAGCAAACATCTTCGGTTTTTTAAATTCTGCATCCTCACTCAAACTCAACATGGTGTATACATCTAGAATACAATGTATAATACTCGCCCTTTGATTCTAAATACATATAATTCATAAGATTAAAAATGTTAGATACTGGCAGGTAATTAATGAAAATAATGCTGCACACATATGATGTGTAACCAATAGGTAGCACATGCCGCACTAAAAGGTACTCAAACAAGTATAGTAATAAGAAACAATGCTTCATATTACAAAATAAATACTATGAAATCTATACAGGATTTGGAGTTGTTGATACTATAAGTTTTAGCTGCCTGCAGCAATTCTATTCATTCACTTGAGGGATTAAAACGAGTAGACTGAAAACAGCATCAATTGGAATGATTATTGTCGCATTAGCAATAATCTTACTCGCTTTGCCGAATTTTGAAGATGATAATTCCAGTAATGGAATAATTAGTGATAATGACGGCTCCCCTACTCTAGAGGATATCTACAGCGATCCAGAGATAGCATACCGGTTGAATGAAGACGGCTGCAGTGTTACTGTTCAAGGGCTAGCACAGTTTGATCTGACAGACATAACAATACCTGAAGTCGTAAAAACCAAAAAAGGAGATTATGCTGTTACTGCCATCGCGGCTGATGCGTTTGTCAGTGCCATGTCACATGACCTGAAAGAGGTACGGATTGAAGCTTCTGGAGTCGGTATAGGAACTGGAGCATTTTACAACTGTGCATCTTTGGAACAAGTAGTATTTGCCGGCAGCGTCAGAGAGATAGGAGAGTTGGCGTTCTATAACTGTAATTCATTGAATGAAATTGAAATAGAAGGTGATTCACTGATAATCGATGACAGTGCATTCATGGGCTGCTCATCGATTGTGTCTCTAAAACTATCAGGCAGTATAGTTTCTATTGGACAGTATGCATTCGTAGGATGTACAAGTCTTGATTCAGTGAACATTACAGGAAACCTTGAAAAAATCGACAACAATGCATTCTACAGATGTCAGAATCTTAAAACTGTAAATCTCCCTGCAGGAATGAAAAGCATAGGCAATAATGTTTTCAAAGAATGCCACTCAATTGAAAGTTGTATCATAGATGGGAATAATAAAGTTACCTTGGGAAATAATTCATTTTATGATGCTTTTGGTATACAATCTATAATCAATGAAAGTCCATATCTGAGAATCACGGCATCATCAAGAGCAGAGCTCATCACAAGCGGAATTGAACATCCATGGGACAATCACGTACAGGTCTGCATAGTTATACCATC from Candidatus Methanomassiliicoccus intestinalis Issoire-Mx1 encodes:
- a CDS encoding beta-CASP ribonuclease aCPSF1, with the protein product MSTERILEEAREQISKIIPEGVNISGIEYEGPLVVVYTKDMDTFASNNDIVKQLAQGLRRRVAIRPDPSMLADPEEVERRIREIIPDEAEITDIYFDDDIGEVMIEAISPGIVIGKHGSTLNEIKKEVGWAPKVVRAPPLPSKTVSDIRSYLRQISDDRKVFLKKVGRRLARQRLEGESWLRMTALGGFREVGRSATLLSTRESKVLIDCGIDPGKDGGTPYFNAPELMPLDTLDAVVITHAHMDHCALLPVLYKFGYDGPVYCTPPTRDLMSLMQLDGIKVSFGEGKKAPYESSHVREVVAHCIPLKYGETTDIAPDIRLTFQNAGHILGSAVCHFHVGDGMHNIAFTGDMKFERTWLFNATANRFPRLETLVIESTYGGHRDFQPSRADAVNTLNEICDRVLKRQGKILIPVFAVGRSQEVMLVLEELMRTGKLPSVPIYLDGMIWEATAIHTAYPEYLNSQLRTQIFQMGENPFLSPLFKRVETQDMRERICHDDEPCIVLSTSGMMNGGPVMEYLKSWADNSNNCLIFVGYQAEGTLGSRILKGQTDLQIPERGKMINIKMCMDIEVAEGFSGHSDRRQLMAYIASLDPKPNKIIIGHGDEHKCSDLASSIYKKFNIETRAPMNLETIRMR
- the twy1 gene encoding 4-demethylwyosine synthase TYW1, whose product is MNDVTETLKKQQYKLHGDHAAVKLCHWVKQSLLHDRPCYKQEFYGIKSHRCLQMTPVVNMCTHNCLFCWRVQGFDSENIAWKEPEDILEHCLEQQKKLVSGFGGDPRCSKEMWLEAREPKQVAISLSGEPTLYPMLGDFIELCKRRGMTTFLVTNGTTPEILEKLDPLPTQLYVTVAAPNEEVYKRICVPRIPDGWEKLMKTLELFPSLNTRTVIRHTLVQGWNVGWEDEYAKLDETADPMFIEPKGYVFVGDSRRRMTIDNMPSPASVAEFGKRIASRLGMELLRERPDSRVCLLGDKNAQVKIPGLE
- a CDS encoding replication factor C large subunit; its protein translation is MSDDWTELYRPNNLDEVVGNPKAVAALRQWADNWAAGKPVKKAAVLIGTPGVGKTSAALALAKEYGWDTVEMNASDQRNADAVKSVALRGALGQTFTDSGEFLSTLDGNLKLIVLDEADNLSGKEDRGGVPALVEVVKTTKQPVILIVNDWYALSRKSSALKSDTEQIKFSQIKSVTIRGVLRKIAKDQGITITDRALELLADNANGDMRSAVRDLQAVAMGKDEIKDIDATSVSYREVEKTMYNVMDDIFKSKDADRARRSLAEVDEPPETKLLWIEENLPVAYRDHLDMYKGMKAVATADKYLGRVYRRQYFGFWSYAGDFLSYGVCAAKTREMHGFLRYNFPQYLMKMSRSKGMRAVQASICSKLGEAVHMSAKQTRQDILPYFSRIYISDQEFALKTSLDLELEQEEIAYILGEKIDSAAVKRIMKSMNPDGEKPEKEKKASSKQKEKKKSPVNQSTLF
- a CDS encoding leucine-rich repeat protein; its protein translation is MIIVALAIILLALPNFEDDNSSNGIISDNDGSPTLEDIYSDPEIAYRLNEDGCSVTVQGLAQFDLTDITIPEVVKTKKGDYAVTAIAADAFVSAMSHDLKEVRIEASGVGIGTGAFYNCASLEQVVFAGSVREIGELAFYNCNSLNEIEIEGDSLIIDDSAFMGCSSIVSLKLSGSIVSIGQYAFVGCTSLDSVNITGNLEKIDNNAFYRCQNLKTVNLPAGMKSIGNNVFKECHSIESCIIDGNNKVTLGNNSFYDAFGIQSIINESPYLRITASSRAELITSGIEHPWDNHVQVCIVIPSDDTVIEDRAFRDTRCSIVDVIIHDRITKIGMEAFAYTDLFKLNLPDSITYIGDRAFKSNNIQTLVIPGNVVYIGDSAFDYCTGLSSVSIPKSVEHIGEAAFAHSKMKEVYFSHSDMLPEMPDMKIYGAGSIFYNCQKNIQRETHDAWYPTLDDGGLDVYIKAGIKNTDRLENQFNNLNIITLEDHVITFDPNGGSIDTIFKTVKEGEKITPPAQPPVIRDNWGIEYNFIGWYYENEPYSFDTPVSDDIVLTAAWERTVTDNIGDNNLIYFLIILAAIIIIVITAAYIYIKKR